From the Anaeromyxobacter dehalogenans 2CP-1 genome, the window CGTAGATGAGCGGGGCCGAGGCCGGCTTGTGGCCGGAGGGATCGGCGCGCTGCGAGTACTCGCCGAACGGCACCAGGATCCGTCCGGCCTGGACGTTGAACCAGGTCTTCGGCGTGTACTCGAGCGCCACGTGCTCCATCTCGAACCCGTGGCAGCTCGCGCAGGCCTTGGCGGTGAACGAGAGGTCGTCGTGGATGTCCACGCCGACCTTGAGCGAGGCGTCCAGCGTCAGCCCCTGCGGCGCGCCCCGGCCCACGCTGCGGTCCGGGATGCCCCAGGAGTCCACGTAGGCGGAGCCGGAGACGATGACGCCGTCGCCGGCTCGGGCGGCCGCGGCGGCCGCGAGGAGGCCGGCCGCGAGCGCGAGGCGGGCGGCGAGGCGGAGGGCGCGAGGGCGGGCGAGGAGGTCAGTCATTGGGCGCTCCGACGGCGATCCACGCCTCGATGGCCTGGAGGTCGGCCTCGTCGAGGAGGGTGTCGCCGGTGGGCATGGGGGTGGGCACGCCGCCGGCATCGCCGGCGGTGCCGCGGAGCTTCAGGACGAGGTAGCTGCGCTCGGGCGCGCCGGGCTCCACCAGCAGGAGCGCGGGGGACTGCATCGACGGCACGCCGACGAGCTGCCCGTAGGCGAGCTCGCGGTCGAGGGAGGTGGGCGCGGTCGGCGGCGGGTTGCCGGAGTGGCAGGCGGTGGTGGCGCAGCGCGGCACCAGCACGTTCTCGGCGATCGACGAGAACGTCCCGGGGACGGCGCCGCCGCCCGGCAGCCGCTCGCCCACGCGCGGATCGGGCGCGCAGGCGGCGAGCACCGAGGCGAGCGCGAACGCGAGCGCGAGCGGGGACGTGCGGCTCATGGCCGGAGCGGGAACTGCGCGTCGTTGGGATCGTCGGTGACGAGCGTGCGGCGCAGCTCCACCGTCCACGTGCCGCCGGCCCAGCGGGCCGCCGCGATCACGTCGTCGCGATGCAACCCGGGAGGCTGCAGCGCCACCGCCGGGATGCGGGTGCCCTCGGCGGGCACGGTGAGCGGGTCGAGGGGCACGGCCAGCGGCGCGCCGCCGCTCACGAACAGCGTCGCCGGGTTGGAGGCGAGCCCCCCCTCGCCCATCCACTTCGGCGAGGCCGGCGTGAGGCCGTCGGAGTTGGTCTGCGTGAGCGCCACGCTGCACGGCGGCGCGCGGCCGGTGAGGCAGGCCTGCGCGCAGGCCGGCGGGTCGGGGCAGTCGCCGTAGATGCGGGTCTCGTTCCAGAACTGGTCGTCGGCGAGGCCGAGCGGGCCGGTGCGCGCCGCGCGCCAGGTCCAGCCGTCCACGAGCTGGCCGGCGCCGTTCGTGTGCATGCTGAAGCGCTGCGACCGGACCGGATCGGTGAAGACGCCCAGGTTCTCCTTGACGTGGCAGCCGGCCGCGCAGCCCACCGCGTCGTGCGGCTTGAAGTTCGCGGCGTCGAACGAGAGGAAGAGCTTGTCCTCGTCGAGCGTGGCGTCCTGCGCCCACGCGCCGGCGGACCACACCCAGGGGCGCCAGGCGCGGCTCTCGGTCGGATCGCTCCAGCGGAACAGGAACCAGACGTAGCGGTCGTCGTAGGCGACCCGCACCCGGATGCGGTCGATGCCGTAGTCGTAGCGCGGCACGCGGGTGCACGGCTCGCCCGCCACGCACACGCCGCGGGAGACGAAGTAGCCGGTGTACTCCTCGGTCCACTGCGCCTCGGTCATGCCCATGATGGCGCCGGGCGAGACGAGCGGGATCTCGCTCTCCGGGAGGCCGGCCCAGTCCGAGGCGTCGCCGTCCACGGTGGGCGGCGAGGCGACGCGGCGCGCGGCCACCGTGCTGGCGCCGGGCTTGCCCGACAGGAACGCGATCTTCACCGAGCTCGAGGATTGCGGGATGCTGCCGCCCGAGTTCACCACGCCCACGCTGAACCAGGCGTCGGCGGGCGCGTGCGTGAGCTCCGGCGCCTCGAGGCAGCCTCCGAGCAGCACGAGCGCGGCGAGTCCCCCTGCGCGACCGAGGCGCATGCCCCCTCCATGGCCGCGAGGATTCCCCGTCCCCGCGCGCCAATCCGATGCAATGAGCGCGCATGCTAGGGGCGCAATCCATGTGGGTGTCAATTTCTCGAAGTGCGCAATACGGTGGGTGATTTCACCCACCGCCCCGCGAACTTTGCGCGGGCGGGCAGAGGCGCCCGGACTCGCGGGGGAAATGCCTGCGGCCGGGGCCGGCGCATGCACGGACCGTGAATGCGAGCTTTCGGCACCCGCGCGCCCCCGCTACCGGTAGTCGTCCCGGCTCAGCCCGTACGCCTTCATCTTCTCGTACAGGTTCCGCTCGGCGATACCGGCCGCGCGGGCCACCTCGCCGATGCGCCCGCGCCGCTCCTTGAGCAGGCGCGTGAGGTACTCGCGCTCGAAGCGCTCCACCAGGCGCTGCCTGGCCTCGAGCAGCGGGAGCGAGGTGTCCACCGGGACGCCGGCGCCCGCGTCCGGCCGCGGCGTCACCCCCGCCCCCGCTCCGAAGATGGGCGCGACCGCCGCCCAGCCCATCAGCACCGCGCGCTCGCAGAGGTTGCGCAGCTCGCGCACGTTGCCCGGCCACGGGTACGCGCGGGCCGCGGCGAGCAGGTCGGGCGGCGGCACCGGCGAGGTGCGGCCATAGCGCTGCGCGAAGGACCTCAGGAAGTGCTCGAGCAGCGCGGGCAGGTCCTGCGGCCGCTCGCGCAGCGGCGGGAGGCGCAGCGGGATCACGTTCAGCCGGTAGAACAGGTCGTCGCGGAAGCGGCCCTCGTGCACCAGCGCCTCCAGGTCGCGGTTCGTGGCGGCCACGATGCGGACGTCCACCTTGAGGGGATCGCGCGCGCCGACCCGGGTGATCTCCTGCTCCTGCAGCACGCGCAGCAGCTTCGCCTGGATGGCGAGGTCGAGATCGCCCACCTCGTCGAGGAACAGCGTGGACCCGTCGGCCTGCTCGAAGCGCCCCACCCGCCGGGCCACGGCACCGGTGAACGCGCCCTTCTCGTGGCCGAAGAACTCGCTCTCCATCAGGTCCTTCGGGATGGCGGTGCAGTTCACCGCCACGAACGGCCGGTCGCGCCGCGGGGAGCGCCGGTGGATGGCGCGCGCCACCAGCTCCTTGCCGGTGCCGGTCTCGCCGCGGAGCAGCACGGTCGCGTCCGCCGGCGCCACCTGCTCCACCATCGCGAACACCTCGCGCATCGCCGGCGCGGTGCCCACGATCTCCTCGAACCCGGCGGCCCGCTCCAGCTCGCCGCGCAGGCGCAGGACGTCGCGCCTGGCCCGCTCGTGCGCCACCGCGTGGCGCAGCACCAGCGCCAGCTCGTCGAAGCGGAGCGGCTTCGTCAGGTAGTGGAGCGCGCCCTTGCGCATCGCCTCCACGGCCGTCTCGACCGTGGCGTGGGCGGTGACCAGCACCACCGGGAGCGACGGGCGCAGCGCGTGCACCCGCTCCATGAGCGCGATGCCGTCCAGGTCCGGCATCTTCAGGTCCGACACCATGGCGAGCGGGTCGGACTCGGCCAGGCGCGCCAGCGCCTCCGCGCCCGACGAGGCGACGAGCACCTCGAACCCCTCCAGCGTCAGGTTCGCGCGCGCGACCTTCCGCGTCCCGGGATCGTCGTCCACCACCAGCACCAGCCCCTCGCCGCCCGCGCTCACGCCGGCACCTCCGCCGTCACGATCCGCCGCACCGGGAAGCGGATCGCCGCCACCGTCCCGCGGGCGCAGCGCGAACCGCGCCCGGTGCTGCTCCACCGCGCGCGTGACCACCACCAGGCCGAGGCCGGTGCCGGTCGCCTTGGTGGTCACGAACGGCCGCAGCACCTCGTCGAGCTGGTCCGGCGGGATCCCGCCGCCGCGGTCCTTCACCTCCACCACGATCGTCCCCTCGCCGCCGGACGCCTCGAAGCGGCTCGCCAGCGTGGGCGGCTCGTCGCCGCCCGCGTCGAACGCGTTCGCGAGCAGGTTCACGAGCGCGTCGGTGACCATGGGGGCGTCCACGTCCAGCACCGGCAGGTCGGGCGCCAGCTCCAGCCGCACCGCGTCCGCCGGCCGACCCCGGGCCAGCGCCGCCTTCTGCGCGGCCTCGCGGAGCAGGCGGTTCACCGACACCGCCGCGAAGCGCGGCTCGGCAGGGCGCGAGATCTCCAGCAGCTCCGAGATGAAGCGGTTCACGCGCTGGACCTCGTCGCCGATGAGCTCCGAGTACTCGGCCACCTCCGCGTCCCCGTCGAAGCGACGGCGCAGGTACTGGGCGGCCCCGGCGATGGCGTTCAGGGGGTTGCGCAGCTCGTGCGCGACCTGGGCGGACATCTGGCCCAGGCCGGAGAGCCGCTCGGCGTCGAGCAGCCGCCGCTCCAGCGTGCGCCGCTCGGTGATGTCGCGGATCACCATGACCGTGCCGAGGTAGCGCCCGTCCGCGCCCGCCACCGGCGCGTAGGTCGTCTCGAAGCGGCCCTCGCGCTCCTTGATGATCGAGTGGGCCGGGCCGGCGTCGTCGCCCCGGCGCAGGTAGCCGAGCACGCGATCCAGCATGCCGTGGCTGGCCTTCGGGTGGCAGTCCTTGATCGGCCGCCCGGGGCCGCCGGTGAGGTTGCGGAGCGCGCGCCCGGCCTGGTTCACCAGGGCCACCCGGTCCTCCGCGTCGATGAAGATGACGCCGTCCACCATCGAGTCGAGGATCGCCTGCAGGCGCTGCAGGTCGGCGGCGCGGGCCTCGCGCGCGGCGGTGGCCTCCTCCAGCGCCTCGGCCAGCTTCGCGGTGCGCTCCTGCACCCGCGACTCCAGCTCGGCGTGCGTGCGCTGCACCTCCTCGGCCATGCGCCGCAGCGCGCCGGCCAGCGCGCCCGCCTCGCCGGGCGCGTCCGGCGGCCGCGCCGCCAGGTCGCCCCGGCCGAGCGCCTCGGCGAAGCCGGAGAGCCGGCGGAGCGGCGCGACCAGGGTGGTGCGGAGCACCAGCACCACCGCCAGCGACACCGCGGCGAGCGCGAGGCCCACCAGCGCCGCCATGCGCACGGTGGAGGCGGCCAGGCGCGGCCCGAGGCCGCTCACGTCCAGCGACACCTGCAGCGCCCCGTTCACCGCCCGCTCGCCGTGGCAGCCGCGGCAGGACGCCGCGTTCGCCACCGGGCGCGTGACGACGAGCCGCGCGTCGGTCCAGCGCAGCGACGGGGTGAGCTCGAGCCGCTCCGGCCCCTCGCCGGCCCGCAGGCGCACCCGGCCCTGGACATCCGCGAGCGACACCCCGGCCACCCCGCCGGCGCGGCCCATGGCCCCGAGGATGGCGGCCATGCTGTCCGGCCGGTGCTCGGTCATGGCCTCCGTCAGCGATCGCTCCAGCGCCTCGGCGATGGCCCCGGCCCGGGTCTCGAGCAGCGCGCGCTCGGCCTGCTCCTCCTCGCGGCGCAGCGCGGCGCCGGCGACGACCGAGACCGCGGCCGCCACCAGGAGCAGGAGGAGGGTGGTCCGGCCGGTGATCCCCAGGCTGAGGAGGCGCATGCGCCCCGAGCGTAGCGCGTGGCGGCGGGAGCGGGGAAGGCCGGCGCGCCGACTTCACGAGCCGTGGTAGCGCGGGCGGCGGCCTGCGGTGTTGGCAGGGCGTCGGGCGCGGGGAGGGGGGGCGGCGCGGGGCTCGTGCCCGGTCCGCGACCCACATCGCGATCGGGCCGGGTTCGATGTAGAACCCGCCGGCCGCGCGGTCGGCGAGGAGGACCCGGGTGACGGTGGACGTCGATTCCTGGTACCGCGCGCACGGCGCGCGGGTGTTTCGCCGGTGCCGTCGGCTCCTGCGCGACGACGAGAAGGCGGTGGACGCGATGCACGACACGTTCGTGAACCTGCTCCGCGCGGGCGATCGGGTGGACGGCGAGGCGCCGGCGTCGCTGCTCATGCGCATCGCCACCCGGGTGTGCCTGAACGTCCTGCGCGGCGAGCGCCGCCACCC encodes:
- a CDS encoding ethylbenzene dehydrogenase-related protein, whose product is MRLGRAGGLAALVLLGGCLEAPELTHAPADAWFSVGVVNSGGSIPQSSSSVKIAFLSGKPGASTVAARRVASPPTVDGDASDWAGLPESEIPLVSPGAIMGMTEAQWTEEYTGYFVSRGVCVAGEPCTRVPRYDYGIDRIRVRVAYDDRYVWFLFRWSDPTESRAWRPWVWSAGAWAQDATLDEDKLFLSFDAANFKPHDAVGCAAGCHVKENLGVFTDPVRSQRFSMHTNGAGQLVDGWTWRAARTGPLGLADDQFWNETRIYGDCPDPPACAQACLTGRAPPCSVALTQTNSDGLTPASPKWMGEGGLASNPATLFVSGGAPLAVPLDPLTVPAEGTRIPAVALQPPGLHRDDVIAAARWAGGTWTVELRRTLVTDDPNDAQFPLRP
- a CDS encoding sigma 54-interacting transcriptional regulator, with the translated sequence MRLLSLGITGRTTLLLLLVAAAVSVVAGAALRREEEQAERALLETRAGAIAEALERSLTEAMTEHRPDSMAAILGAMGRAGGVAGVSLADVQGRVRLRAGEGPERLELTPSLRWTDARLVVTRPVANAASCRGCHGERAVNGALQVSLDVSGLGPRLAASTVRMAALVGLALAAVSLAVVLVLRTTLVAPLRRLSGFAEALGRGDLAARPPDAPGEAGALAGALRRMAEEVQRTHAELESRVQERTAKLAEALEEATAAREARAADLQRLQAILDSMVDGVIFIDAEDRVALVNQAGRALRNLTGGPGRPIKDCHPKASHGMLDRVLGYLRRGDDAGPAHSIIKEREGRFETTYAPVAGADGRYLGTVMVIRDITERRTLERRLLDAERLSGLGQMSAQVAHELRNPLNAIAGAAQYLRRRFDGDAEVAEYSELIGDEVQRVNRFISELLEISRPAEPRFAAVSVNRLLREAAQKAALARGRPADAVRLELAPDLPVLDVDAPMVTDALVNLLANAFDAGGDEPPTLASRFEASGGEGTIVVEVKDRGGGIPPDQLDEVLRPFVTTKATGTGLGLVVVTRAVEQHRARFALRPRDGGGDPLPGAADRDGGGAGVSAGGEGLVLVVDDDPGTRKVARANLTLEGFEVLVASSGAEALARLAESDPLAMVSDLKMPDLDGIALMERVHALRPSLPVVLVTAHATVETAVEAMRKGALHYLTKPLRFDELALVLRHAVAHERARRDVLRLRGELERAAGFEEIVGTAPAMREVFAMVEQVAPADATVLLRGETGTGKELVARAIHRRSPRRDRPFVAVNCTAIPKDLMESEFFGHEKGAFTGAVARRVGRFEQADGSTLFLDEVGDLDLAIQAKLLRVLQEQEITRVGARDPLKVDVRIVAATNRDLEALVHEGRFRDDLFYRLNVIPLRLPPLRERPQDLPALLEHFLRSFAQRYGRTSPVPPPDLLAAARAYPWPGNVRELRNLCERAVLMGWAAVAPIFGAGAGVTPRPDAGAGVPVDTSLPLLEARQRLVERFEREYLTRLLKERRGRIGEVARAAGIAERNLYEKMKAYGLSRDDYR